The Amycolatopsis methanolica 239 nucleotide sequence CTTCCACATCCCGGCGGTGGTCGGGTACGCGCTGGTGGGCGAGCCCCTGGACGACGAGGGCATGGCGGAGGTCCTGGCGCCCTACGCGCCACAACGCCAGCGCGCGGTGCGCTACCTGGAGGCCGCTGGTTTCTCGCGGCCGCGGTTCGGGCCGAGGTTTTCGCCGCGGGACTACCGCGCGATGTGAAGCGCGCTGCCGGCCCGAACTCGCGCGCCGGAACGCAGAACTCGCGCGGCTGAGCGTGGGACTCGCGCGGTGGAGGGTGGGACTCGCGGGCTTGGGCGAGTCCCACGTTCGCGGGCATGAGGTCTGCGGTTGGCGGCGTGAGGTCTGCTCAGTGGGCGAGTGCGGCGCGGACGATCTTCAGCGCGTCCTCACCCGACAACCCCAAAGCCCGGGTCACCGCGGCGTAGGTCTCGGCCGCCTCGCGGGCCCGCGAAAGTGACTCGTCGCCCGAGGAGGCCACGAACGAACCCGCCCGGCCGCGCGTTTCGATCAGCCCGGCCTCCTCCAGTTCCCGGTAGGCGCGGGCGATCGTGTTCGGCGCGATGCCCAGCTCCTCCGCCAGCCCGCGCACCGTCGGCAGTTTCGTGCCCACCGCGAGCGCGCCGGAGTTGATCTGCCGGGCCAGCCCGGACCGCACCTGCTCGTACGGCGGCACCGCGGACGCCGGGTCGACCGAGACGATCATTCGCACGCCGCCGCGATCAGTTCCGTCAGGTCCTCGCTCCCGGGCGGCAACGCGGTCAGCGGCCACCACCGCAGGTCGTCCGACTCCGCGCTCCGCACCGGGGGCGCGCCCTCCGGCGCCACGACCACGAACCGCACGTCGAAGTGCCGCGTCGGCACCCCCAGCGAGCACGTGATCGGGTGCACGTCCAGGTGCACCGGCTCCGCCGAGATCGTCAGCCCGCTCATCCCGGACTCCTCCGACGCCTCCCGCAACGCGGCCGCCGCCAGCGAGGTGTCCGAGTCCTCGCAGTGCCCGCCCAGCTGCAACCACCGCCCGACGCGCGGGTGCAGGGTCAGCAGCACGTGCGACCGCGAAGCGTCCAGCACGACGGCCGACGCGGTGATGTGCCCGGCCGCGCACGACCGGCGGCACGCGTCCTCGCGCGCGGCGAGGAAACCCAGGAACGCGTGCCGCAGCGCCTCTTGCCCTGCCGTCCCCGGCTGCCACTTCTCCAGCGTCTCGACCACGTCGGTGTGCAGGTTCACAGCTCGACCAGCCCGTCCAGCGCGGGCGAGCGCGGCGCCGCGGGCCCGCCCACCGGGTGCCCGATCGCCACCGCGCCCAGTGGCTCCCACGACTGCCCCAGCCCCAGCACCTCACGCACCACGTCGGCCGCGAAGATCGTCGACCCGATCCAGCACGAGCCGAGGTCCTCCGCCGCCAGCGCCACCAGCAGCCCCTGCACCGCGGCCCCGCCCGCGACGGTGAACATCGTCCGCTCGCAGGCGTTGCGCCGCTCGTCCGGATACGTGTGCGCGCCGTCCGGCACCAGGAACGGGATCACCACCTCCGGCGCCTCGAACAGGATGTCGCCGCGGGACACCCGCTTCGCGACCTGCTCCTCGGTGAACGCGTCGCCGCACAGGTCCGCCCGCCACGCCTCGCGCATCGCTTCGAGCAGCTTCGTCCGCAACCCGCGGTCGCGCAGCCACACGAACCGCACCGGCCGCGTGTGGTGCGGCGCGGGCGCGGTCAGCCCGGCGCCGATCGCGCGGCGCAGCGCTTCCGGGTCGACCGGCTCGTCGGTGAACGAGCGCACCGACCGGCGGACCAGCACGGCCTCGCGGCGGCCCTGCGCGATGGCCTCCCGCGTGCCGAGGGAGAACATGTCCTCCTCCGACGGCCGCACCAGCTTCCGCGCGTCGGACCCGTCGTCGGCGATCTCCAGCCCGCGCACCACCGCGACCGGCGTCGCGGTCAGCTTGCCCTTCACCAGGTCCGCGGCCGCGGCGATTTCGTCGGCCACCGCGATCTCGGTCACCTGCAGCTCGTTGCCCTGCGGGTCGACCTCGCCCTCGTAGGAGTGCAGCACGCGCAACCCGCTGGCCCCGATGGCGTTGTCGGTCTGGCCGACCCGCCACGCCCGGCCCATCGTGTCGGTGATGACGACCGCGACCTCGACACCCAGCCGCTCGCGCAACCCGTTGCGCAGGGCCAACGCCGCCGCGTCCGGATCGGCGGGCAGCAGCGCGATCTCGTCACCGTTCACATTGGACGCGTCCACGCCCGAGGCGGCCTGCACGATCCCGATCCGGTTCTGCGTGATCAGGGTCCGGTTGAACCGGGCCAGCACCCGCACCGACTCCTGCTCGACCAGCTCGCGCCGGGCCGCGTCGCGGGCCTCCGGGTCGCTGGGCACGCGCACCAGGCGTCCCTCGATCTTCGATACGACCTTGCTGGTGACCACGACGACGTCGCCGGAACGCAGCCACGGCGCGGCGGTCGCGACCGCGCCCGTCAGGTCGTCGCCCGGCCGGAACTCCGGCAGGCCCTGGACCGGCAGGATCTCCAGTCGTGCGGCGGAGTGGTCACTCAACTTCGGCCCCCGCGAGTTCGAGCGCGGCGCGCGCCATGGCCGCGGTGGCGTCCACATCGGACATCAGCAGCGGCACCGCCCGCACCGCGACACCCGGCACGTGCACGGTTTCGCCCTCCGCGACCAGCCACCCGTCGAGCAGCCCGTCCTCCGATGTCTGGCGCGACCCGTAGTGGATGCCGACCGCCTCGGCCGACGTCTCCACCCCGATCGCGGTCAGGCACGCGTCAGCCATGCCGCGCACCGGTTTGCCGCTGATGATCGGCGACACGCCGACCACCCCGGCCTCGGTCTTGCGCAGCGCCTCCGTCATGCCCGGCACGGCCAGCACGGTGCCCACCGAGACGACCGGGTTGGACGGTGCGAACAGGACGGCGTCGGCCTCCGCGATGGCGTCCAGCACACCCGGCGCCGGCTTGGCCTCCTCGACACCGACCGGCACGATCGAATGCGCCCGCGGCTCCGCGCGGTAGCGCACCCACCACTCCTGGAAGTGGATCGCCTTGCGGCTGCCCGGCTCGTCCGGGTCGTCGATGACGACGTGCGTCTCGACCCGGTCGTCGGTCATCGGCAGCAGCCGCACGCCGGGCTGCCACCGGTCGCACAGCGCTTCGGTGACCGCGGACAGCGGGTAGCCCGCGCGCAGCATGCGGGTGCGGATGAGGTGGGTGGCGACGTCCTTGTCGCCGAGGCCGAACCAGGTCGGCTCGGCGCCGTAGGCCGCCAGTTCCTCCTTGACCACCCAGGTCTCGCCCTGGTGCCCCCACCCGCGCTCGGTGTCGATCCCACCGCCCAGCGTGTACATGCAGGTGTCCAGGTCCGGCGCGATCCGCAGGCCGTGCATCCACACGTCGTCGCCGGTGTTCACCACCGCGGTGATCTCGTGCGTCGAGTCCCCAGGGCCGATGGGGGGCAGACCCAGCGCGGCTTTGACTCCGAGCAGGAAGCGGGCGCCGCCCACCCCGCCGACAACTACGACAACCTTCACAGCGAGCGATCCTCGCACGCCCGGGGTCCCGGAACCCAGTACCGGTACCTGTGGTGCTCGGCGAACCCGAGCCGGTCGTAGAACGCCAGCGCCCCGGCGTTGTCCACCGCGACCTGGAGTACGGCCCGCGTCGCCCCGCGCTCGGCCGCCCACGGTCCGCAGGCGGCCATCAACGCCGAGGCCAGACCGCGCCGGCGGTACCCGGGCCGGACGGCGAGCCGGGCGATGTGGAGCACGTCGTCGACCACCGCCGCACGCACCGCACCGGCTATGACACCCATCACCTCGGCGACCCCGTAGCCGATTTCGCCGGTGGTCAGCACGTGCCGTTCGGCATCCGTCGGTTCGGGCCGTCCGACGGTCAGCTCCCACCAACCCGCGGTCGGCGCGGCGAGGACGGGCACCTCGTCGGCGCCCGTGCCGAGCGGGCCGGTGAGCACGGACACCAGGTGCCCGGCCACGTGACCGGTGTTCGGCACCCAGCCCGCGGCCTCGATCGCGCGCTCGTTCGCGCTGCCGACGACCGCGTGGGCGACGGGCGGGATGCCGTTGGCGTGGGCGAAGTCACAAACGGCCGCCAACGCGCTCGCCACCGGCACTCCCGGGTGGCCGACGGCCAGTGCGCTGTTGGCGCGTCCGGTGAACCCGCCCGCGGCGCGAAGCCGCCAGTCACCGATCTTGTCCACGGTCACCGCCGGCCAGGCCTCGGCGCAGCGGAGCTCGAGCGTCTCGGAGGAGTCCACGTCCCCATTGTGCTCGCCGATCCCCGGATTAAGGGTGGCCTTACTTTGGAAGGTCCGCGCATCGGCGCGTAATGTCCAGGATCGGTAGTGGATCCTTGGACCTAGCTGGAGATCGCAGTGACGTACGTGATTGCCGAGCCCTGCGTCGACGTGCTCGACAAGGCGTGCATCGACGAATGCCCCGTCGACTGCATTTACGAAGGCGACCGCATGCTCTACATCCACCCGGACGAGTGCGTGGACTGCGGTGCCTGCGAGCCGGTGTGCCCGGTCGAGGCCATCTACTACGAGGACGACGTTCCGGACGAGTGGGCCGAGTACACCAAGGCCAACGTCGACTTCTTCGACAGCCTCGGCTCGCCCGGCGGCGCCTCCAAGGTCGGCAAGACCAGCAACGATCCGCAGTGGGTCAAGGACCTGCCCCCGCAGGGCGAATGAACCGCGGCGGCGCCGGCCTGCCCGACTTTCCGTGGGACTCGCTCGCCGAGCCCACGGCGCGGGCGAAGTCCCACCCTGGCGGCCTCGTCGACCTCTCGGTCGGCACACCGGTCGACCCGGTCCCGGAGTCGATCCGCGCCGCGCTGGCGTCGGTGTCGGAGATCCCCGGGTACCCGACCACCCACGGCACGTCCGAGCTGCGTGCGGCGGCGGTCGAGGCGCTGAGCCGTCGGCACGGGGTCACCGGCGTCGATCCGGCGGCGGTGCTGCCCACGATCGGGTCCAAGGAGCTGGTCGCGTGGCTGCCGCGGCTGCTGGGCGCCGAGCCCGGCGACACCGTGGTGATCCCCGAGCTGGCCTACCCGACCTACGAGGTCGGCGCGCTGCTGGCGGGCGCCGGGATCCTGCGTGCCGACGACCCCCCACGCCTCGCCGAGCCGCCCGCGATGGTGTGGCTGAACTCGCCGTCCAACCCGACCGGGCGCGTGCTGGGCGCCGAGGCGCTGCGCGAGATCGTCGAGTGGGCGCGCGAGCGGGACGTGATCGTGGTCTCCGACGAGTGCTACCTCGCGCTGGGCTGGGACGCCGATCCGGTGTCGATCCTGCACCCGTCGGTGTGCGGCGGCCGCCACGACAACCTGCTGGCCGTGCACTCGCTGTCGAAGTCCGCGAACCTGGCCAGCTACCGCGCCGGGTTCGTCGCCGGTGACCCGGAGCTGGTCGCCGGGCTGCTGGCGGTGCGCAAGCACGCCGGCATGATCGTGCCGCGCCCGGTCCAGGAGGCGATGACCGTCGCACTGGCCGACGACAGCGCACTGTCGCTGCAGCGCGAGCGCTACGCCCGCCGTCGTGTGGTGCTGCAGAAGGCGTTGCAGGACAACGGTTTCCGCATCGACCACTCGGAGGCCGGGCTCTACCTGTGGGCCACCCGCGGTGAGGACTCCTGGGAGACCGTGCGGTGGCTGTCCGAACGCGGGATCCTGGTCGCGCCGGGCACGTTCTACGGCCCCGCGGGCGGCGAGCACGTGCGGGTCGCGCTCACCGCGACCGACGAGCGCGTCGAAGTCGCCGCCGAGCGCCTCGGTCAGTAGTCGCGGCCGGTGAGGCCTCGGTAGACGAACCGGGTGAGGGCTTCGAGCGCCTCTTCTTCGGACATGTCCACGACTCCGTCGTGCCACTGCCGGACGAAGGTCTCGGCCGCCGTGGTCATCATCGTGACGCTCGCGAGCGGGGTGCCGGGCAGGCGGTGGCCTGCCTTGGTCACGTAGTCGACGTGGTCGGTCAGCTCCTCGTTCTGCGCCCGGGTGAACTCCGCGAGCTTGCGGGCGAAGTCCGCGTTGACCATCGCCGCATGCTGCAGCGCGCGCAGGGTCGGCGCGTGCTCGCGGTAGAAGCGCCAGTACGCCTCGACGTGGAAGCGGACCGCCGCGGGGTCGGCGAAGTCCGGGCTGTGGCCCGGCTGGTCGGCGCTCTCGTCGCCGGCTTCCTCCAGGTCCGCCAGCAGTGATTCGAGCAGCTCTTCCTTGCCGGCGAAGTGGTTGTAGAACGATCCGGCCGCCCGGCCCGCCTCCGCCGCGATGTCGGTGATCTTCGTGTTCAGGTAGCCACGCGTGGCGAACAGTCGCTGCGCCGCGGCCTTCAGCGCGGCCTCGGTCTCCGCGGCCTTCTCCTTGCGCTTCACGGCACCTCCTTGACGGGAGCACGCTAGCAAGTCCGTCATGAATTCTAATTCAGTGAATGGAGATTCAGCGTTGGACGTGTTGATCGCGGGCGCAGGACCGGCCGGACTGGCCCTGGCCATCGATCTCGCCCGGCGCGGCATCGGCGTGCGGATCGTCGACAAAGCGACCGAGTTCTTCCGCGGCTCCCGGGGCGACGGGCTGCAGCCGCGCACGCTGGAGGTGTTCGACGACCTCGGGGTCATCGACGCCGTGCTGGCCGCGGGCCGCGAGATACCGGCCTTCCGAGTGCACCTCGATGGTGAGTACGTCATGGAGCGCCGGATGGGCGAGCGGCGCGAGCCGGCACCCGACGTGCCCTACCCGAACGGCTGGGTGCTGGGGCAGTCGCAGACCGAGGGCATCCTGCGCGACCGCCTGGCCGAGTTCGGGGTGCGCGTCGAGCTGGGCGCGGAGTTGACCGGCTTCACGCAGGACGGCGCGGGGGTCACCGCGGAGCTGTCGACCGGCGAGACGGTGCGCGCGGACTACCTGGTCGGCGCCGACGGCGGGCGCAGCTTCGTGCGGAAGGCGCTGGGGATCGAGTTCGAGGGCGGCACTGACGAGTCGGTGAAGATGCTGCTCGGCGACGTCGAGGCCGACCTGGACCCGGAGTTCGGCTACTGGTTCGCGCGCGCGGCGGATCCGGGCAGCGGGGTCATGATGAGCCCGCTGCCCGGGATCGGCCTGTTCCAGTTCGGCGCGCCGCTGGGGGAGGCCGACGCGGAGCCGACGGCGGAGACGCTCCAGTCCATTCTGGACGGTCTGAACGCGGGGGTGCGGCTCGGGGAGCTGGCGTGGTCGACGGTGTGGCGGCCGAACGTGCGCCTGGCGAAGCGGTTCCGGGAGGGTCGGGTGGTTCCTGACCGGCGACGCGGCGCACGTCCACCCGCCGACCGGTGGGCAGGGGCTGAACACGAGCGTGCAGGACGCCTACAACCTGGGCTGGAAGCTGGCCGACGGCTCACCCGAGCTGCTGGACAGCTACGAAACCGAGCGGCGCGCGGTGGCCGAGCGGGTGCTGGGGATCTCCTCGGAGCTGCTGCGCAGGCACCTGGACGGCGACGAGCGGGCCCACGAACGCGGTGCGGACACCCAGCAGCTCGACATCAGCTACCGGGTGTCGGACGAGCCGGGCCTCGCTGTGGGGGACCGGGCACCGGACGCGCCGGTCCTCGACGACAGTGGCGCGAAGGTCCGCCTGTTCGACCTGTTCCGCGGCCCGCACGCCACGAGGCTGCTCTTCGACGGCGACGCACCGGACGAGCCGCACACCTATGCGGTGCTGCGCCCGGGGGCGGAGGCGGCGGGGCGGTACGTCGTTGATGCCGAGGGCTTCGCGTTCTCTGCCTACGACGCGAAGGAGGTCGTCGTGCGGCCGGACGGTTATGTGGGTGCGCTGATCCGCTAGCCGGGGGCGGCCGCTGGTGAGCGGGCGGCGGTTGGCGGCGGGCTAGCCGCAGACCTTGGTGGCCGCCGCGTCCACGTCTGCCAGCACCGCCGTCCAGGTGGCCCGTGCGGTGGCTCGCCGCCTCAGTTCGCGCTCCGCGATGCGGCCCGCGACGAAACCGACGGCGGTCTCGTCCGTCGCGGCGAGGAGCGCCCGCATCCGCTCGGCGGCCACCACCGCGTCCTGGTGGTCGCCCAGCACGTCCTGCAGCCGCTTCGTCGCCTTGATCAGCTCGCGCACCTGCGTGACCTGCTTCTTCCGCGCCACCGACTTCGCCGTCTCCGCCGCGTACCGCAGGCGCTTGCCGTGGATCCGCAGCTCGTGCAGCTCGGCGTCCGGCGGGTCGGCCGGCAGCGCGGCCACCGCCTTCGTCAGCTTCCGGTACGGCTTGCGCACCACGGCGGCGACGTCGACCGGCCCGGGCGCGGCGCCGGGGGTGAGCTGCAGCTCCGTCAGCACCAGCCGCGCCGTCGACCGCAACAGCGCCGCGTACCGGGCGCTGCCGAGGCGCCGGTTCAGGCGGCGCTTCGCCTTAGCGCGTTCCGCGACGAAGATCCGCACCAGCCGCGCGCCCGCCTGCTGGTCGGACTCGTCGAACGACGCGACCGTGGCCCGCAGGTGGTCGATCAGCACGTCGTGGTCGCGCACCTCGCCGAGCCCGGCGCCGAGCCACTTGAGCTCGGCCCGCACGTCGTCGCCCGCCGGCCCCAGCAGCTTCAACGCGCTGCGGAGCCGGCGGACGGCGACGCGCATCTGGTGCAGGTCCTCGGGATCGGCGCCGGAGCGCGTGCCCGGCTCGTGGGCGAGCATCGCGCGCAGCTGCTCGTCGATCCGCGCCCGCAGCATGGACTCCGGGGTGTCGCGGGGGCCGGTTGTCAGCGGCGCCTCGGGCAGACCCAGATCACCGGCGGTCACGACACGGGATGACAACGCGGCGGTGCTCACCACATGAATGATAGGTGAACGAAAATCGCACCCCGGTCAGTTGGCGTGCAGCATCTCGTTCAGCTCGATGCCGGCCCCGGTCCGCGGAACGGCTTCGACCGCACCGGTCTCGGAGTTGCGCCGGAACAACGCGCCGGAGATCCCGGACAGCTCACGCGCCTTGACGGTCTTGCCCTCGACCACGACCTTCGTCCCGGCCGTGACGTAGAGCCCGGCCTCGACCACCGAGTCGTCGCCGAGTGAGATGCCGACCCCGCCGTTCGCGCCGATCAGGCAGCGCTCGCCGAGCGAGATGACCTCCTTGCCGCCGCCGGACAGCGTGCCCATGATCGACGCGCCGCCGCCGACGTCGGTGCCGTCGCCCACGACCACACCCGCCGAGATGCGGCCCTCGACCATCGACGCGCCGAGCGTGCCCGCGTTGAAGTTCACGAAGCCCTCGTGCATGACGGTGGTGCCGTTGGCCAGGTGCGCGCCGAGGCGCACGCGGTCGGCGTCGCCGATCCGGACGCCGGCGGGCATCACGTAGTCGACCATGCGCGGGAACTTGTCGACGCTGTAGACGGTGACCGGGCCGCGCGCCCGCAGCCGCAGCCGGGTCTGCTCGAAGCCGTCGACCGGGCACGGGCCGTGGTTGGTCCACACGACGTTGGCCAGCAGGCCGAAGATGCCGTCCAGGTTCTGCCCGTGCGGCTGCACCAGGCGGTGCGACAGCAGGTGCAGGCGCAGGTAGATGTCGTGCGCGTCGGCTGGGGCCTGCGCGAGCGTGCCGATGGTGGTGCGGACGGCGACCACCTCGACGCCGCGGGCCTCGTCCGGGCCGAGCAGCGCGGCGGCGGCCTCGCCGAGCACCTCGGCGGCCTGCTCGCGGGTCAGCCGCTCGGTTCCGCTGGTGCCGGGCTCGCCCAGCTTGGGCTGCGGGAACCAGGTGTCCAGCACGGTCCCGTCGGTGGTGACGGTGGCCAGGCCGACGCCGTGCGCACCGGTGGTCTCGGGGTTGGGGCTCTGCTCGCTCACGGCCCCAACCGTAACTCAGCCGGTCACGAGCTGGGTGTCCACCAGTTGCTTGACCGACCTCAGGCTGTCGGAGATCGCGGTCAGCGCCGTGGTGCACGCCCCGCCCGGGTCGGCGACGGCGTCGCAGTGGCCGCCGCGGTAGTCGCCGATGGCCTTTTCCAGGCCGTTCGCGGCCGCTACCAGGTCCGGGTGCTTGGTGCCGGCCTGCTCGCGGACCAGTCCCGGCGTGCTGCCCAGTTCGGTGACGTACTTGCCGCAGCCGCGCGGGGTCTGCCCGGCCGGGTCGCGGAAGCAGGTGTCCGCGGTGAGGGCGTTGAGCTTGACCGACAGGGCGTAGGGCGTCTCCGCCTGGCCCGCGCCGCCCTTCGGGGTCGGGCCGGCCTCGTTCGAACAGCCGGCCAGCACGAGTGCCAGCGCACCGAGCGTGATCAGGGCCTTCCACGTGCGCATCCGCCCACCGTACGACACCCCCTAGAGTCGGGACATGACGACTCTCGACCTGCACGCCGACCCCGTCGACCTGACCGCCGCGCTGGTGGACGTCCAGAGCGTGTCCGGACAGGAGGTGGCGCTGGCCGACGCGGTGCAGGCCGCGTTGCTCGCGCAGGCCGGGCACCTCGAAGTGGTGCGCAACGGGGACGCCGTGCTGGCCAGGACGAACCTCGGCAGGCCCTCCCGCGTGGTGCTGGCCGGGCACCTGGACACGGTGCCGGTCAACGAGAACCTGCCGGTGCGCCGCGAGGGTTCCGGCGACGACGAGGTGCTGCACGGGCTCGGCACGGTCGACATGAAGGGCGGTGACGCGGTGTTCCTGCACCTGGCCGCCACGGTCACCGAGCCGCGTCACGACGTCACGTTCGTGTTCTACGACAACGAGGAGGTCGAGGCCGTGCGCAACGGTCTCGGCCGGATCGAGCGGGAGTTGCCGGAGTGGCTGGCGGGTGACCTGGCCATCGTCGGGGAGCCGTCGAACGCGGTCATCGAGGCCGGCTGCCAGGGCACCATGCGGGTCGAACTGCGCCAGACCGGCAAGCGCGCGCACACCGCGCGGGCGTGGATGGGCGTCAACGCGATCCACGCGCTCGGCGAGCCGCTGCGGCGGCTGGAGGCCTACGAGGCGCGGGTGGTCGACATCGACGGCCTGACCTATCGCGAGGGCCTGCAGGCCGTGCGGATCGCCGGCGGAGTGGCGGGCAACGTCGTGCCGGACGAGGCCGTGCTCGCGGTGAACTTCCGGTTCGCCCCGGACCGCAGCCCGGAACAGGCCGAAAAGCACCTGCGCGAGGTGTTCGACGGCTACGAACTGTCCGTTGTGGACCTCTCGCCGGGCGCGCTGCCCGGGCTGACCGCCCCGGCGACGGCCGAGCTGGTCCAGGCCGCCGGGGGCGAGGTGGCGGCGAAGCTGGGGTGGACGGACGTCGCCCGGTTCGCCGCGCTCGGCATGGCCGCGGTGAACTTCGGTCCCGGGAACCCGACCCTCGCGCACACCCGCGAGGAGCACGTCGCGGCGCGGGAGATCCGGCAGGTCACGCGCGTGCTGCGGGACTTCCTGGGCCAGTAAGCTCGGCGGCGTGACAGGGCCAGAAGTGGACGGAACGTCCGAGTATCCCGAGCACCCGCGGGAGAAGCAGCGGGGGCCGGTCGTGCTGCGCCGCGAGCGTCGCATCGAGCCGACCACCACCGACCAGCGCCTCCTCGACTCGCGCGGGCCCAGCGACTGGGTGCACACCGACCCGTGGCGGGTCATGCGCATCCAGGCCGAGTTCGTCGAGGGCTTCGGCGCGCTGGCCGAGGTGCCGCGCGCGGTCACCGTGTTCGGATCGGCCCGCACGCCCCGCGACCACCCCGAGTACGAGCTGGGCCGCAAGATCGGCGCGGGCCTGGCGAACGCCGGGTTCGCGGTGATCACCGGTGGCGGGCCGGGCGCGATGGAGGCCGTCAACCGCGGCGCGTCCGAGGCGGGCGGGCTGTCCATCGGGCTCGGCATCGAGCTGCCGTTCGAGCAGGGCCTGAACCCGTGGGTCGATCTCGGGGTGAACTTCCGGTATTTCTTCACCCGCAAGACGATGTTCATCAAGTACGCGCAGGCGTTCATCTGCCTGCCCGGTGGGTTCGGCACACTGGACGAGCTGTTCGAGGCGCTCACCCTGGTCCAGACCAAGAAGGTGACGAAGTTCCCGGTGGTCCTGTTCGGACGGTCCTACTGGGGCGGGCTCTACGACTGGGTCCGGGACTCGGTGCACGCCCAGGGCAAGATCAGTGACAAGGACCTGGCGCTGCTGCACCTCACCGACGACGTCGACGAGGCGGTGGCGATGGTCGAGGAGGCCTACAAGGCCTGGGAGGACACCCACTAAGTGAAGCGCATCTGTGTGTTCTGCGGTTCTTCCGGCGGCGGCGACCCGGTGTACGTGGACGCCGCCACGGCGCTCGGCAAGCTGCTCGCCGAACGCGGCATCGGACTGGTTTACGGCGGCGCGAGCGTCGGCCTGATGGGCGCGGTCGCCGACGGCGCGCTCGCGGCGGGCGGCGAGGTGATCGGCGTGATCCCGGAGCACCTCAAGCGGGTGGAGATCGCCCACGCGGGCCTGTCGGAGCTCGTGGTGACCGCCGACATGCACGAACGCAAGGCGAAGATGGCCGAGTATGCCGACGCGTTCCTGGCCCTGCCCGGCGGCGCCGGGACGCTGGAGGAGCTGGCCGAGGTCTGGACCTGGGCCCAGCTGGGTCTGCACGGGAAGCCGATCGGCCTGCTCGACGTGCGCGGGTACTACCGCCCGTTCCAGGAGTTCATCGACCACATGGTCACCGAGAAGTTCCTGCGCCCGGAACACCGGGACCTGGTCTTCGTCGACGAGGACCCCGCCTCTCTCCTGGACGCCTTCGCAAAGTACGAGGCCCCCACCACCGCCAAGTGGCAGTAAGAGCAGTCACCAACAGCAAACCGCCACCCGGCACTGAAAGCCAACCACCCCACGAGCCAGCCCTCTCCCGCAACCCGATCCCCCGCCAAAACACTGAAAGATCGGGTTCGGGAGGGCACCTCTCATCCGGGCGTAGCGAAGCGAAGCCGGCGCTCGAGATACGCGCGTAGCGCCCGCCTAAGCCGCTTCCCCAGGCCGCTTGTGGTACTTGTCCACGTACTCCTGCCCTGACAACTCAGCGATCGCATACATCACCTCATCGGTGACCGCCCGCCGAATCGCCGGCGACGCGTCCAGCCCGTCGTAGCGGGAGAAGTCCAAAGGCTCCCCGAACTCGACGGTGACCTTCGCGAACCGCGGGAACAGCTTGCCGTTGGGCAGCAGCTTCTCCGTCCCGGTCAGCGCCACCGGCACGACCTTCGCCCCGGTCGCCAGCGCCAGCGAGCCGACCCCGGTGTGCCCGCGGTGCAGGCGGCCATCGAGCGAGCGCGTGCCCTCCGGGTAGATGCCGAACACGC carries:
- a CDS encoding GntR family transcriptional regulator — encoded protein: MIVSVDPASAVPPYEQVRSGLARQINSGALAVGTKLPTVRGLAEELGIAPNTIARAYRELEEAGLIETRGRAGSFVASSGDESLSRAREAAETYAAVTRALGLSGEDALKIVRAALAH
- the dapC gene encoding succinyldiaminopimelate transaminase, with the translated sequence MNRGGAGLPDFPWDSLAEPTARAKSHPGGLVDLSVGTPVDPVPESIRAALASVSEIPGYPTTHGTSELRAAAVEALSRRHGVTGVDPAAVLPTIGSKELVAWLPRLLGAEPGDTVVIPELAYPTYEVGALLAGAGILRADDPPRLAEPPAMVWLNSPSNPTGRVLGAEALREIVEWARERDVIVVSDECYLALGWDADPVSILHPSVCGGRHDNLLAVHSLSKSANLASYRAGFVAGDPELVAGLLAVRKHAGMIVPRPVQEAMTVALADDSALSLQRERYARRRVVLQKALQDNGFRIDHSEAGLYLWATRGEDSWETVRWLSERGILVAPGTFYGPAGGEHVRVALTATDERVEVAAERLGQ
- a CDS encoding CHAD domain-containing protein; the protein is MTAGDLGLPEAPLTTGPRDTPESMLRARIDEQLRAMLAHEPGTRSGADPEDLHQMRVAVRRLRSALKLLGPAGDDVRAELKWLGAGLGEVRDHDVLIDHLRATVASFDESDQQAGARLVRIFVAERAKAKRRLNRRLGSARYAALLRSTARLVLTELQLTPGAAPGPVDVAAVVRKPYRKLTKAVAALPADPPDAELHELRIHGKRLRYAAETAKSVARKKQVTQVRELIKATKRLQDVLGDHQDAVVAAERMRALLAATDETAVGFVAGRIAERELRRRATARATWTAVLADVDAAATKVCG
- a CDS encoding TetR/AcrR family transcriptional regulator; the protein is MKRKEKAAETEAALKAAAQRLFATRGYLNTKITDIAAEAGRAAGSFYNHFAGKEELLESLLADLEEAGDESADQPGHSPDFADPAAVRFHVEAYWRFYREHAPTLRALQHAAMVNADFARKLAEFTRAQNEELTDHVDYVTKAGHRLPGTPLASVTMMTTAAETFVRQWHDGVVDMSEEEALEALTRFVYRGLTGRDY
- the cofD gene encoding 2-phospho-L-lactate transferase — encoded protein: MKVVVVVGGVGGARFLLGVKAALGLPPIGPGDSTHEITAVVNTGDDVWMHGLRIAPDLDTCMYTLGGGIDTERGWGHQGETWVVKEELAAYGAEPTWFGLGDKDVATHLIRTRMLRAGYPLSAVTEALCDRWQPGVRLLPMTDDRVETHVVIDDPDEPGSRKAIHFQEWWVRYRAEPRAHSIVPVGVEEAKPAPGVLDAIAEADAVLFAPSNPVVSVGTVLAVPGMTEALRKTEAGVVGVSPIISGKPVRGMADACLTAIGVETSAEAVGIHYGSRQTSEDGLLDGWLVAEGETVHVPGVAVRAVPLLMSDVDATAAMARAALELAGAEVE
- a CDS encoding NUDIX hydrolase, producing MNLHTDVVETLEKWQPGTAGQEALRHAFLGFLAAREDACRRSCAAGHITASAVVLDASRSHVLLTLHPRVGRWLQLGGHCEDSDTSLAAAALREASEESGMSGLTISAEPVHLDVHPITCSLGVPTRHFDVRFVVVAPEGAPPVRSAESDDLRWWPLTALPPGSEDLTELIAAACE
- a CDS encoding coenzyme F420-0:L-glutamate ligase, with translation MSDHSAARLEILPVQGLPEFRPGDDLTGAVATAAPWLRSGDVVVVTSKVVSKIEGRLVRVPSDPEARDAARRELVEQESVRVLARFNRTLITQNRIGIVQAASGVDASNVNGDEIALLPADPDAAALALRNGLRERLGVEVAVVITDTMGRAWRVGQTDNAIGASGLRVLHSYEGEVDPQGNELQVTEIAVADEIAAAADLVKGKLTATPVAVVRGLEIADDGSDARKLVRPSEEDMFSLGTREAIAQGRREAVLVRRSVRSFTDEPVDPEALRRAIGAGLTAPAPHHTRPVRFVWLRDRGLRTKLLEAMREAWRADLCGDAFTEEQVAKRVSRGDILFEAPEVVIPFLVPDGAHTYPDERRNACERTMFTVAGGAAVQGLLVALAAEDLGSCWIGSTIFAADVVREVLGLGQSWEPLGAVAIGHPVGGPAAPRSPALDGLVEL
- the fdxA gene encoding ferredoxin, with the translated sequence MTYVIAEPCVDVLDKACIDECPVDCIYEGDRMLYIHPDECVDCGACEPVCPVEAIYYEDDVPDEWAEYTKANVDFFDSLGSPGGASKVGKTSNDPQWVKDLPPQGE
- a CDS encoding GNAT family N-acetyltransferase, with translation MDSSETLELRCAEAWPAVTVDKIGDWRLRAAGGFTGRANSALAVGHPGVPVASALAAVCDFAHANGIPPVAHAVVGSANERAIEAAGWVPNTGHVAGHLVSVLTGPLGTGADEVPVLAAPTAGWWELTVGRPEPTDAERHVLTTGEIGYGVAEVMGVIAGAVRAAVVDDVLHIARLAVRPGYRRRGLASALMAACGPWAAERGATRAVLQVAVDNAGALAFYDRLGFAEHHRYRYWVPGPRACEDRSL